AGCCCTCCTTGATCTTCTTGCTGGGTTCCAGCAGGCTTTCGATGAGGTAGTCCACCGGGGCGCTGGCCCCGATGCTGACGAGGTTTGGCCCCAGCACGCCTCCGGATTCACCAATGGCGTGGCAAGTCATGCAAAGAATCTGCTGGCGGCGGTACACGGCCTCGCCACGTGCGGGGTCGCCCTGGGTCTTCACCTTGGCCACGAGGGCGCTCATTTCTTCGGGGGTCAGGGGGCGGTCCATCTGCTTCACACCACCGGCCTTTTTCAGCGCATCGGCCAGCGGGCCCTGGATGCCACGGGAGGTGACCATGCGGATGCCCTCCACGGCCACGGAGTCAAGAATCGTCTTGCCGTCCAGCTCCTTAGCCAGCACGCCGGGGAGCTGCTTGTTTTTGAGGAAAACGGTCAAAATCGGCTTGGCGGCGTCCACGTCCGCCTTGGCCAGGAACTCCACGGCGCGCTTGGCGGCCAGCTGCGGGCCCACGCTGGTGAGACCGTCGATCATGAGGCTGCGCAGGCCGTTGTCCTGGGACTCGGCAAAGAGCTTGTCAAAGAGGTCGCGGGATTTCACGCCTCCGAGGGCCGTGAGGCCGCGCACAGCCCCGTCTTTAATAGCGGGGATGGTCTTGGCATCGGTGAGCAGGGCCACCAGCTTCTCACGGGCGGGCTCCACCTTCCAGAGCCCGGCCAGGATGGCGGCGCGGTGCACCACGTGGGGCTCGGGGCGGTCAAACCAGGCCATGATGGTGTCTTGAGCGCCTTCAGGGATGATCTTGCGGTCGGTGGCAGCCTTGATGAGGGCATCCTGCAGGCCCACGTAGTGGGGGGCCAGGGCGGCGTCATTCACCATGGCCACCAGGACCTTGGCCTGGGCGGCATCAGCGGCGGCTCCGGCCATGGCCAGCACGGCAGCGGCGTCCTCGGTGCTGAGTTTTCCGGCCTTGAGGGAGGCAAAGAGCGGCGGCAGGGCATCGCTGCGGCCGGTGCTCTTCATGGCATAGACGAGGTGCTTGGGGCGCTCGTCCAGCTTGAGCTTGCCGCTGCTCACGGCGGGCAGCCACACCTCTGCCTGCTCCCGGCAAGTCTGCTCCAGAAGGAAGTCCAGATTCTCATCCATGGGCATGTCCAAAACCTTGAGCGCCAGACTGATAGCACCAGGCTTGCGCATGTCTGCCAGGACGGCCAGCGCCCACAGGCGCACCTGGGCATTGTCATCGGCCACGGCCTTTTCCAGCACCTTCATGGCGTCTCCGTATTCCTTCCAGCGGTGGGAGAGAATGCGCAGAGCGGCGGCGCGGATGCGGGGGTCGGAGTTGTCCCAGAGCTTGCGCCAGAGGGTGGGGGCAAAGGAGTTCACCCCTTCGCGGGCCCAGGTGGCCTCCAGCAGGGCGTGGGCATCGGCTTCCTTGCTGGTGTCCAGCGCGGCGGCCCAGGCCTCGATCTCGCGGCCAGCCTTGGCAGCGCCCTGGTCGCGCAGCTCGCGCTTGGCAAAGCGGCGCACGTAGTTGCGGTCAGACTTCAGCATGTTCAGCAGGTCGGCGGTGGAGGCACCGGCGATCTGGGGCTTGGGGCTGAGCGGGCGGCCCTTGGCGGTGATGCGCCAGATGCGGCCGTGCTGGTGGTCGCGGCGGGCATCGCGGAAGTCCACTTCGCCGTGCTGGATGATCGGATTGTACCAGTCGGCGATATAAAGAGCGCCATCGGGGCCCATTTTCACGTCGATGGGGCGAAAGGCACGGTGGGTGGAGGCCAGCAGGTCCGGCAGCTGCTTGGCGATATAGCCGCTGCCGCTCGGGGTGAGCTGGAAACGGTTCACGCGATTGCCACGGAAGTCATTGAGCACGAAGTTGCCCTGGAAGTCGGCGGGGAAATGCGGGTCCTCGATGATTTCCAGGCCGCACTGCTTGGGCTGGCCGGGGCTGAGGCCGTGGAGGATGCGCTTGGCCCCCGGGGAGGTGGCAAAGACGGAGCCTGGGAAGATGTAGTTTACCCCTTCCCCGCCCGCGCCGTCGCAGGCAAAGCTCTGGCCCCAGCGGTCAAACTCAAAGCCCCAGGGGTTGATCAGCCCCTTGCTGATGACCTCCGCGCGGCGCGTCTCCGGGCGGAACTCCCACACGCCACCGCCCATCAGGCGGCGCACGCCGTAGGGCGTCTCCATATGCGTATGAATATAAATGGACTGCGCAAAGTACAGCATGCCCTCCGGGCCCCAGCGAAAAGTGTGCAGCAGATGGTGGGTGTCCTCCGTGCCAAAGCCGCTGAGCATCACCGTGCGGTCATCTTCCTTGAGGTCACCATTCGCATCCTTGAGAAAGAGCACCTCGGTGGAGTTCGCCACATACAGGCCGCCATCTCCCGGGGCCAGGGCGGTGGGGATGTGCAGCCCCTCGGCAAAGGTGGTGGACTTGTCGGCCTTGCCATCATTGTCCGTGTCTTCCAGCACGACGACCTGGTCCTTGGCCTCCTCCCCGGGCTTGATGTGCGGGTAGGTGGTGCTGGACACGACCCAAAGGCGGCCCTGCGCGTCCCAGTTCATCTGCACCGGCTTCTGGATCAGGGGCTCTGCGGCAAAGAGATTCACCTCAAAGCCCTCGGGGACCACAAAGGCCTTCAGCTCCGCCTCGGGGTGTGCATCTGGCAGATCGGCCAGAGACGTGGGCTGCGAGGCATGCGCAGCCAAACCGATCGAACCAAGGAGAATCAGGGCAAGGCGGGTGGTCATAGAAAAGGGAAGCGCAAGATACGACTCTGCGGCGCATCTTTAGCAAGCATTCTCTCGTAGAAATGCAGCCGGGGAGTGCAGAAGGTTTGTCGGATCTGGCAATGGCTGGCGAGGAGTGTGCAGCGGCAGGCAGACTTGCTTCCAGCTCCATAAGCCCCCCTGCCCCGCCCTGTTGGATAAAGATTGCCGCCCCTGCCCACCCTCCGCTAAAAAGGAAGCCATCGACCTCCCGCCTCCCGAGCCATGAGCAAAAGCAAACCCCAGCGGAAAACCCGCGAGAAACCCCAACGCCAGGGCGAGCAGGAGAGCACGCCGGACAGCCCCAGCACCCAGGCGACCACCGACACCCCGGTGCCCCCTGACACCCCGCCACCCGCTGCCAAGAGCGAGGCCCAAGGCACCACAGCGCGGAAGGTCCCTGCAAAGTCCCACTTCCATGGCGGCCTGGAGGCCACGCTGGACACCACCGCCCTGCTGCTCATGCAGGCGGCGGTGCTGGCAGCCGTGGCCACGCTGATCATCGCCGGAGTGGCGGGCATCGTACCCGCACTGCTGCAGGTCGCCGGTGCCTGGCTCGTCCGCCTGATCCTCTGCGCCCTGGCCGAGCACCTGCGCCTGCAAAAGAAAGCCCAGGGCCTGCCCTACGATGGCCGCATCTCCGAAGCCAAAGAGGAGATCACCTACGCCTGCAGCGAATGCGGAGCCCTCCTGCATTCCACCACCCGCTGCGACACCTGCGGACGCCCCCTCGAGCAGGAAGGCGCAGGAGGCTGAGTGCCGCCAGCACCCCTTTGGACTGCGGTCGCGAAGATGCAAGGCGCAGGCCTGCATCGCAGCTACGGCTTTCCACTGGCTGAATGGCATTCAAATACCATCTCATACCCGCAAGTGGCATCCGTTAGCTTACTCGGTCCCATCAAGACCACGCAAACCACGAGCCGCTCAAAAAGCAGCAGCTTCATGTGCCGCACTCCAAACTGCACCATACCACGCCATGGCATGCGTCTTCATACTCCCCAAACAAAAACGCGACACCCTGTGAGGGATGCCGCGTCTGTTTGCTCAACACCTAACAACTAACAATCTTAAACCACCCAGCGATCAGCGGCGGCCGAAGAGGCGGCCAAAGAAGCCGGGGCGGCGCATGCCTTCGGCGTGGTTGATGCGGGCGGACTCGCGGTTTTCAGCGCGGTTGAGATTCACGGTTTCTCGGCGGGTCAGGTGGCCGCCGTGCATGGCCATGTCGCGCGTCTCGCGCTGCTGGATGCGCTGCTCTCCGCGCTGCAGGCGTCCGGCCTGCAGCGGGCTGAGGCGGCCTGTGGCCACACCATGGTTAATACGGCGCTGCTCATTGTTGAGTCGGCCGCTGACCTCATTCACACGAGGATGCGAGCGGAAGAAGGGAAACCCGGCGCTGGCGCTGTTTGGCACTGCAATCATGCCCAGCACGGTGGCCACGGCGAGGGAGTGAAACGTTTTCATGGTGGTTGATGGGTTGGTTTGTTCTGTGAT
The sequence above is drawn from the Prosthecobacter vanneervenii genome and encodes:
- a CDS encoding PVC-type heme-binding CxxCH protein produces the protein MTTRLALILLGSIGLAAHASQPTSLADLPDAHPEAELKAFVVPEGFEVNLFAAEPLIQKPVQMNWDAQGRLWVVSSTTYPHIKPGEEAKDQVVVLEDTDNDGKADKSTTFAEGLHIPTALAPGDGGLYVANSTEVLFLKDANGDLKEDDRTVMLSGFGTEDTHHLLHTFRWGPEGMLYFAQSIYIHTHMETPYGVRRLMGGGVWEFRPETRRAEVISKGLINPWGFEFDRWGQSFACDGAGGEGVNYIFPGSVFATSPGAKRILHGLSPGQPKQCGLEIIEDPHFPADFQGNFVLNDFRGNRVNRFQLTPSGSGYIAKQLPDLLASTHRAFRPIDVKMGPDGALYIADWYNPIIQHGEVDFRDARRDHQHGRIWRITAKGRPLSPKPQIAGASTADLLNMLKSDRNYVRRFAKRELRDQGAAKAGREIEAWAAALDTSKEADAHALLEATWAREGVNSFAPTLWRKLWDNSDPRIRAAALRILSHRWKEYGDAMKVLEKAVADDNAQVRLWALAVLADMRKPGAISLALKVLDMPMDENLDFLLEQTCREQAEVWLPAVSSGKLKLDERPKHLVYAMKSTGRSDALPPLFASLKAGKLSTEDAAAVLAMAGAAADAAQAKVLVAMVNDAALAPHYVGLQDALIKAATDRKIIPEGAQDTIMAWFDRPEPHVVHRAAILAGLWKVEPAREKLVALLTDAKTIPAIKDGAVRGLTALGGVKSRDLFDKLFAESQDNGLRSLMIDGLTSVGPQLAAKRAVEFLAKADVDAAKPILTVFLKNKQLPGVLAKELDGKTILDSVAVEGIRMVTSRGIQGPLADALKKAGGVKQMDRPLTPEEMSALVAKVKTQGDPARGEAVYRRQQILCMTCHAIGESGGVLGPNLVSIGASAPVDYLIESLLEPSKKIKEGYHMVIISKKDGGVISGGLINDGAEELTIRDPANQILKVAKSSIASRQMSPVSMMPPGLTASLREDEFVDLVRFLSELGREGAYKTQPNRYVRTWKAMGKMEQKDVDHVRHVGSFALNDEKYPYPWQLAISQVSGDLPLSDLPAAQRMYPWFPKIVQFGLKLDGAGKVKLGFSTVKGIVVAVDEAELKELNPQQELDLAAGTHRISVLVTKEAGDLAALRVEILDGAATVVP